The genomic interval CGCATTAATTAATGGCCGTTGGCAAGCGGCAAGTGAAAGTCCGGTTGCACAAGCAATGATGGTCACTGATACAGCCAGACACTTAACACGCTTTAACCCCGTGCCCGCTGTACAGAGTATTGAAGATATTCCAGTTCAAATTACGATCCCTAAAATTGGCACCAAGCCAGACGCCGGTTGGCCAGTTGTTATTGCCATGCATGGTTTAGGAGGAGGCAAAGAGTCAACGTTAGCCTATGCTAATGCCTACGCTGCTGCGGGAATTGCGACAATTGCGATTGATATGCCTTTACACGGTGAGCGCTCGTTTGGTTTCGGTGCTGGTAGTACAGGAGGTTACCTTGTAACTGCCACTAATGTCGCCTATGGTTCATTAATCGGTCAACCAACAGCATTTACTGACGGCGATACTTTAGCTTTCATTAATGTTGGCAGTCCGTTAACAGTGCGCGATAATTTCCGTCAAGCTATTTTAGACAACCTTGCACTGCGTTTAGCACTGAACTCAATGCCTGATATAGCAGGTATATCTGATACCTTAGATGCTACAAAAGTTAGTATTCAAGGATTGAGCTTAGGGGGGATTGTTGGCACGAGCGTGGCCACTTACGCCAACTCAGGTTTGTTTAATCCTGCGACGAAAGAGCTGCTAGCTGTACCTAATTATTTTGCGCTTACGAATGCTGCTTTAGTCGCACCAGCAGGAGGATTGGCGGGCTCATTTGCTGGCTCATCAGCTTTTTCACCAGTATTGTTTAACACCATTGTCGCTACCGATGACTTCCAAGAATTGGTTGATGCTGCTAATACCCAAGGCCATGCTGAAGGTACGTCGGATTATAATGACGTTGTACGGGCAGAGTACGGCAAGTTCATACCATCATTTGCTTTTGCAATTCAAACCGCGGTTGACTCCATTGACCCAATTAACTATGGCGCGGCATTAGCGGCATCAGAAATACCGGTTCAGGTCATTGAAATTGTGGGGGATGGGGCTGATAATTTGTCTGATCAAACATTACCAAATCGCGTTTTACAACTGCCATTGCCTAACTTAGACCCATTGCCTATCCCATTCCTGCTGTCAGGTACTGAACCATTGATTGCTAGTTTAGGGTTGGATTGTGTTGATAGTATGACCACTGGTGCAACGTCTGGAGTCGTGCGTTTTACCAAAGGACATCACAGTTCATTAGGTGACTCGCGTGAACAAACTGGTATTACTGAGGATTTGGGTTTTGCACTACTAGCCACTATGGAAATGCAAGCACAGGTAGCTAGTTTTGCCGCGACTGGTTTTGTTGATTCAATGACTGAGACTGTCACTAGTAGAATCACAGTTACTAATGATGACGTAGTAAAAGCTTGTGCCCCTTAAGTAATAAAGAAAATGCGTGTTAGCTGTCGCGATACAGTAAGTTGCAGCTAGTACAACAAAAAAGCCCAATCAATTTTCATTGATTGGGCTTTTTATTACGCTGTAATTAGCGATTTTTTTAAGACTTAGATATCCGCTTAACTTTCCAGCGGCCATCTTGATGAGTCATTAATAAAAAACGATCATCGGCGACAATGCCACCATTAACCTTGCCACGAATGTGCAATTCAACCGTTAGATCCTTGCGGGTCTTGCGAAAGAAATCGCCGCCAACATCTGACACCTCAATCGTTGCTTTATTCAGTGACAAGTCCATGACATGACGCTGGATCATTTTTATGCTGCGATAATGGCCAACGATATCGGCAATTTTCTTAGTCGAATGCGACTTAATCGTTTTGATGTCTTTTTGATTGTAGACCGCATCAACAAATTCCTTGGCAACTTGCTCAGGTAACATGATTGATTCTTTATCGCCACAAGCTGTGACGCCAATAGCGAGCGCCACAATGAGGCCTTTACGTAATATTTTTAGGTATTTATTAGTTTGCATTTTGCTCGGCTTGTTTACTTTGAATTGCGGTTAAAGCAATAGTGTAAACAATATCATCTACTAATGCACCTCTAGAGAGATCATTTACCGGCTTACGCATGCCTTGCAGCATTGGACCAATACTGATTAGATCGGCACTTCGTTGCACAGCTTTGTAGGTAGTATTACCGGTATTTAAATCTGGGAAAATAAATACATTCGCTTCACCGGCCACTGGGCTGTTCGGTGCTTTTGACGCAGCGACATTTTTCATCACTGCAGCATCGTACTGCAGAGGTCCGTCAATAATTAAATCGGGACGACGCTCTTTTGCGATTTTGGTCGCTTCACGTACTTTTTCAACATCAGAACCGGTACCAGAAGTACCCGTTGAGTAACTGATCATGGCCACTTTAGGTTGAATGCCAAAGGCTAGGGCTGAATCAGCCGATTGAATTGCAATCTCTGCTAGTTGCTCAGCGGTAGGATCTGGATTGATCGCACAGTCACCATAAACATAAACTTGTTCTGGTAACAGCATAAAGAAGATTGATGAAACTAAACTTGAGCCTGGGGCTGTTTTAACCAACTGCAACGGCGGACGTATCGTGTTGGCTGTGGTGTGAATGGCGCCGGAAACTAGCCCATCGACTTCATTTTGCGCTAGCATCATTGACGCTAATACTACATTGTCTTTAAGCTGTTCACGGGCGACGACGCTGGTTAGGCCTTTGTGTTCACGTAGCTTAACCATAGGCTCAATGTAACGCTCGCGTACTGATTGTGGATCAACAATAGTAACACCACTACCAATTTCTACACCTTGCTGCTTAGCAATTAATGAAATTGTTTCAGCGTTGCCCAATAAAATACAGTTAGCAATATTACGCTGAGCACAAATTGTGGCGGCTTTAATAGTACGTGGTTCTTCACCTTCAGGCAGTACAACTGTCTTTTTAGCTCGGCGCGCCATTTCAGTTAATTGATAACGGAAAGCGGCAGGAGACAAGCGGCGTTGCCGACTAGACACTTGAGTTAGAGTACTAATCCAGTGCTTATCAATATGACTGGCCATAAATTCTTGCACTTGAAGAATACGCTCGTCGTCATCAACTGGAACTTCGTGATTAAAGTTTTGTAAGTTGATTGAAGTTTGCCATGTGTTGGTTTCAACTAACAAAATGGGTAAACCAGTCGCCATTGCTTGTTGACATAACGCCATTACAGCGGCTTCTGGCTCATAATCATTGGTGAGTAGTAAAGCACCAACCTTGACGCCATTCATTGCGGCTAAACATGCAGAGACAATAACATCAGAGCGGTCACCTGAGGCGACCAATAATTTGTCCGCGACAAAATTCTCAACCATGTTAGGAATACTGCGTGCGCAGAAACTGGTACTGCGTAAACGTCGGGTATGTATTTCACCCTCGTTTAATACCTTAGCATCAAGGTGTCGACATAAATCAATCACGCGTGGCGCGATGATATTCTCATTCCATGGCACATAACCTAAAACGCGAATTGGGCTGCGACCAAACAACTGGAATACTTCCATTTGTTTTTGCTGATTGTTGCTTTTTGTGCCGGCTAAATCAGGTCGAATCACGCCATTGGCATCAATCGGTGCATTGATTTGATTTACGATACAACCCAAAATTCGTTCTGAGTCGGTGCCGCCAAAGCTTTGGCATGCAATTTCGATTCGTTCTTTTTGTTGAATTGCATTGTCGCTACCAGGTGAAGTAACAAAAACAACTTCAGCGTCTAACGCACGCGCAATATCATTGTTAAGGCTGCTCGAAAACTGGTGCTTTCGGCTCGGCACTAGGCCTTCAATAATTAAAATATCATTATTGAGCAGAGCTTTGTTTGCCCGTTCGACAATTTCTTCAAGCAAGGTATCTGCTTGATCGTTACTCATTAAACCAGCAACGTAGGCCGAGCTAAAAGGCTGTGGCGGTTTAATATTAGGGTTTTTACCAATAATAGCGGTAGAGCGTTCGCAGCCATTGTCGCTCGGTTGTGCTACTGGTTTAAAAAAGTTTACCTTAACGCCATGGCGTTCCAGCGCATGGACTAATCCGAGACTAACAGAGGTTAAACCAACACCTGAACAGACTGGGACTAACATAATAGTTCTTGCCATGATTATTGCTCCAACGTTGCGATTAAGCTGATAGCATCTTGAGCGATAACCAGTTCTTCATCGGTTGGAATAACGATGGCTTTCGGGCCTGTTGGACCATTGATAAACCCAGCATTACCAAAACGAGCATCAAGATTTGCTTGTTTGTCGACTGTAAAGCCAAAGATCTTAAGTAATGATAAAACTTTGGCGCGAATTACGTCTGAATTCTCACCAATGCCACCAGTAAAGACGACAGCGTCTAGCTCACCTAATGGTACGGTATAAGATGCGATATATTTAGCTAACCGATAACAGAAAATATCAAGGGCCAGTTGCGCGCCTGCATGACCTTGTTCTGCTGCTTCTTCGATTAAACGACAATCGTTAGATAGCTCAGAGATACCTAGTAGGCCACTTTTCTTGTTAAATAACTCGGTAACTTGGCTTTGATCATAGTTCAATTGTTCGATCAAGTAGTTATTAATTGCAGGATCAAGGTCGCCACAACGTGTGCCCATCACCAAACCTTCAAGTGGGGTAAAGCCCATGCTGGTATCGACACTTAGGCCATTTGCAATGGCTGTAACACTAGCGCCGTTACCAAGGTGGGCACAAATAATATTGGTTTGATTAACTGGCTTGTTAAGCATTTTTGCAGCTTGACCGCTAATGTAGAAATGGCTAGTACCATGAAAGCCGTAGCGACGGATGCCGTTCTTCTTATATAACTCATAAGGTAGCGCATATAAATAAGCATGAGCAGGAATAGTTTGGTGATACGCGGTGTCAAATACT from Gammaproteobacteria bacterium carries:
- a CDS encoding lipase, which produces MKKLLLSVSIASVLGLAGCSGDESIAEIKQQVEDAGGVQQPASRIIFDPSGGNLSVPNDLLFKDTTDGTLFLPGEKDATGVALAAPDYTDPSIALGALDGWSTTSAFSVDVAMGAAGVTLAPAAFAQAGAVRLFEVNLGGLLSPVADCNTVASLHLCGDIVQELEYGQTGDFIAAPSDKKIVIMPMKPFKASQGYLLVLTNNIEDSEGNALRGSSTYETVRTDITTMPLPLPSQLGLQSIINSYEAGAVAASDLDQDSIIYTAAFTTQSVVDVFETTKFLMVNPLASPSYTSYKPSISAAPEIGTSPAPSISIAAVDYYTASLTVPFYGECSKSACLGLNDENETVALINGRWQAASESPVAQAMMVTDTARHLTRFNPVPAVQSIEDIPVQITIPKIGTKPDAGWPVVIAMHGLGGGKESTLAYANAYAAAGIATIAIDMPLHGERSFGFGAGSTGGYLVTATNVAYGSLIGQPTAFTDGDTLAFINVGSPLTVRDNFRQAILDNLALRLALNSMPDIAGISDTLDATKVSIQGLSLGGIVGTSVATYANSGLFNPATKELLAVPNYFALTNAALVAPAGGLAGSFAGSSAFSPVLFNTIVATDDFQELVDAANTQGHAEGTSDYNDVVRAEYGKFIPSFAFAIQTAVDSIDPINYGAALAASEIPVQVIEIVGDGADNLSDQTLPNRVLQLPLPNLDPLPIPFLLSGTEPLIASLGLDCVDSMTTGATSGVVRFTKGHHSSLGDSREQTGITEDLGFALLATMEMQAQVASFAATGFVDSMTETVTSRITVTNDDVVKACAP
- the pta gene encoding phosphate acetyltransferase, with translation MARTIMLVPVCSGVGLTSVSLGLVHALERHGVKVNFFKPVAQPSDNGCERSTAIIGKNPNIKPPQPFSSAYVAGLMSNDQADTLLEEIVERANKALLNNDILIIEGLVPSRKHQFSSSLNNDIARALDAEVVFVTSPGSDNAIQQKERIEIACQSFGGTDSERILGCIVNQINAPIDANGVIRPDLAGTKSNNQQKQMEVFQLFGRSPIRVLGYVPWNENIIAPRVIDLCRHLDAKVLNEGEIHTRRLRSTSFCARSIPNMVENFVADKLLVASGDRSDVIVSACLAAMNGVKVGALLLTNDYEPEAAVMALCQQAMATGLPILLVETNTWQTSINLQNFNHEVPVDDDERILQVQEFMASHIDKHWISTLTQVSSRQRRLSPAAFRYQLTEMARRAKKTVVLPEGEEPRTIKAATICAQRNIANCILLGNAETISLIAKQQGVEIGSGVTIVDPQSVRERYIEPMVKLREHKGLTSVVAREQLKDNVVLASMMLAQNEVDGLVSGAIHTTANTIRPPLQLVKTAPGSSLVSSIFFMLLPEQVYVYGDCAINPDPTAEQLAEIAIQSADSALAFGIQPKVAMISYSTGTSGTGSDVEKVREATKIAKERRPDLIIDGPLQYDAAVMKNVAASKAPNSPVAGEANVFIFPDLNTGNTTYKAVQRSADLISIGPMLQGMRKPVNDLSRGALVDDIVYTIALTAIQSKQAEQNAN
- a CDS encoding acetate kinase — protein: MTNSLVFVLNCGSSSLKFALVDSKTEQQILSGLADSLGSDSPFIKIKYNGNKETIKLGAGAMHQSAIDTLVAQLKEYGLDDRIVAVGHRVVHGGEKFKTSALINPEIIAEIEQVSQLAPLHNPANIVGINAAILAFPTLPQVAVFDTAYHQTIPAHAYLYALPYELYKKNGIRRYGFHGTSHFYISGQAAKMLNKPVNQTNIICAHLGNGASVTAIANGLSVDTSMGFTPLEGLVMGTRCGDLDPAINNYLIEQLNYDQSQVTELFNKKSGLLGISELSNDCRLIEEAAEQGHAGAQLALDIFCYRLAKYIASYTVPLGELDAVVFTGGIGENSDVIRAKVLSLLKIFGFTVDKQANLDARFGNAGFINGPTGPKAIVIPTDEELVIAQDAISLIATLEQ